The segment ATTCAATAAATTGGATAACACGGGATGCGATTACTATATGTACACGCTTGGATGGTATATTTCGTACTGACTATTATGTACAATTCTATCGACTATTATCTACAATCATCACTATCAGTGGATATCGAATTGGTTTGCGAGTGCGCTCTATCAAATCTCTCCTCTCTTCATTCTTATCACCTCGTTAGGGATGTTACAGTAACATATCAATTTTAATGTAGATAATTAATTTTGATAATCATTATAAATAGGTTTAAGTTTATCATTATTTAACTCAAATTTAGTATAATTATAGTTTAAGTAGAATTAAGATCAATTGTAGTTTAGTTAGATTTAAGATCAATTAGGATTATTTAGTGTAGGTAGAATTATGTACATTTTAGATTTAATAATTGATAATATTCATCATTCCGGCCACCTTGAACTGGCCTAGCTAGTTCAACACTGGTACTACGAATTCAAATCTATTTGTTGTTCAAGTTGTAGATCTCTTCTAACGATGTGAGAAGCACGTGCCGGTCGGCCACGTTTGGGTTGTCGTCTACGCTTGGGTCAGCGACTGAAGCGGATATTGATAAACAATGCCTTTGTTTATCGTCGATCGTCTGGGAAAAGAAAGACCAGGTAGCCTTGACAAGGTTACTGTAAGGTATTGGAACCGCAATTACCTGCTTGATTCCCACGAAGGCCTCGAGCAATTTTGGCGTGCTCTACCTGGTCATTTACGGATTCTAGATGCTCCTGCATCGGCAGCAGCGCAATCTTTGCAACCGGTCGGACGACAGCTTCGGTGGTTGCAGTTCTTAGGGTGACGACGCGTACCACGCCGTCCTTGCCCGGATGCACCTTGGTGATCCTTCCGAGCGGCCACTGGATTGGTGGCAGGTTATCGTCCTTTATCACCACAACAGCGCCTGGTGTGATTGTGACGGGAGAGCTGGACTTGGTCGCTCGCGACTGTAGTTGCTGGAGATATTCTGGTGCCCACCTGGACCAGATTCGCTGGAATCGCTTCTGTGTGAGCTCGAAATGAGTTAGACGGTTGTCCTGGATGTCGCTTAAGTTGATATCTGGGACGGCTTGGAAACTGGTTCCGATCAGGAAGTGTCCTGGCGTTAATACCTTCAGGTCTGACGGATCGGTGGGAATTGGAACCAGGGGCCTGGAATTCAGGCACATTTCCACTTGGGCTAATAGAGTGACCATGTCCTCATAGGTTACGTTGACTGTGCCAATTTCGCGTAATAAGTGGTTCTTGGCTGATTTAACGGCGGCCTCCCACAGCCCGCCAAAGTGCGGTGCTCGTGGAGGGATGAAACGCCAAACAATTTCATGTTCCGCGCACCAGTCGAGGATTTGTTTCCGATCCGTTTCGTTGGATTTCAGCATCTCGTAGATTCTGTGCAGCTCGTTTGCTGCACCTTTAAAGGCAGTACCGTTGTCGCTGTGGATTTCACTCATCCATCCACGTCGGGCGACGAAACGGCGGAGTGCGGCTAAGAAAGCCGCCGTAGATAGGTCGGAAACCAGCTCGATGTGCACGGCACGGACTgcaaaacatacaaaaatagCGATGTATGCCTTTGTTGGGGCTCGGTTGCGTATCGGAGACTTGATATACACGGGACCACAATAGTCTATCCCGCATACGGCGAACGGTCTTGTTGGTGTGACTCTTGACGTTGGTAGATCGGCGATACTCTGCTGCACCAAGACGGGTTTACTACGGAAGCACGTATGGCACTGGTGGTATATGCGACGAACTAAGTTTCGGCCACCAATGATCCAGAACTTCTGGCCAATTGTGGCAAGCATTAGTTGGGGACCAGCATGCAGCAGGGTATGATGGTAGTACTTGACCAGCAGAATCGCTAGCGGATGTTTTGACGAAAGGAGAATTGGAAATTTGGCATCTTCGGAAACAGCGGCGTTGCCGAGTCTCCCACCGACTCGGATGATGCCTTCTACGCTGATCTTCGGTTTCAACCATTTCAATGGCGATGACGTTGCAACTCTATCGCCGGAGAGAAGATTGGAAATTTCCTTTGGAAACGATTCACGCTGGGCTAGTCGGCAAAGGGCGATATCTGCTTCACGGAAGTCAGCAGTGGTCAAATATTCAAAAGGTACGATGGTGGTCTTCTTGGAGGCTGCTTTCAAAGCACGAAAATATCGCATCCAATATGCAATACATCGACGAAGCTTGTTAAAGCTGGAAAATCGGCTGAATAGTGGATCGGAGAACGTTGAGTCGACAGTAGCGATCATAGCTACTTTGGGTTTGGCTTCTGACATCCAGCAAGGGTCGAGCGATGGCAACTCGCTCACGGGCCACTGAGATGGTGGCAGGGATAGCCAGTCCGGACCATTCCACCAAAGCGAATGTTGTTCGATGTCGACCGGATTGACACCACGGGAAAGAGGATCAGCTGGATTGGAGGTTCCTAGAACATGGTTCCAATGACAGGATTCGGTAGTTTCCTGGATCATAGCTACCCGGTTAGCTACGAATGGTTTCCATCGGGATGGCGGGGAGTCTAACCAGTGTAGTACAGTGGACGAGTCTGTCCAGCAGAAAACTTCAGCGGGTCGTGGAAGAGCTTGGATTACTTTCTTATAAACATTGGCTGCTAATACGGCCCCACACAACTCCAGACGTGCGATTGTTTGTGACTTAGCTAACGGAGCaaccttggacttggacgtCAGTAACTGGACATGAACGCTCTCGGCGCATTCTGAGCGAACGTAGCAGCATACTCCGTATGCTCTCTGTGAGGCATCGGAAAAGAAGTGGAGTTGGAATGAGGTTGCGTTAGCCAAGGATACACAACGTGGAATTCGGAGAGTGGCGATGGTATCAAGTGTTCCGTGGAATTCTTTCCACTCGGTTTGGAGAGATGGAGGTAGAGGACGATCCCATTCGTAGGAATCTCCTTCATCGGTCTTCAGCGACCATAAGCGCTGCATAAAGAGCTTCGCGATTACTATTACTGGTCCCACCAGGCCAAGTGGGTCAAATATCTGCGCTACGTACGACATAATCTTCCGTTTTGTTAGAGTTGGTGCTGGCAATGGAAGTTGAACCTTGAAGCTCATCACATCGGATCTCGGGTCCCAGATGAGTCCGAGAGTGGATACGGATTGATCATCCTGAAGATCATGGTAATCCGCAAAGGCACGGTCTTCTGTGGGGATATCGGCTAGGACTTCAGGAGAATTTGAAGCCCATTTCTTCAGTGGAAAGCCTGCGGCTGATAGCATGGCGGACATCTCACGGCGGATGCGGATTGCGGATTCAACAGTGTCGGCACCAGACAGGAAGTCATCCACATAGAAGTCTCTCTGAGCTGCCGCGGCTGCGGCTGGATATGTTACGGCTGCGTCCAGCGCAATTTGTTGGAGTGTACGGGTTGCCAAGAATGGAGCTGACGCGAAACCGTACGTTACGGTTTGTAATTCGTACGTTGCGATCGGTTGATCTGGGTTGGGACGCCAGAGGATAAGTTGATACCGGCGACACGAGGGGTTCAGCAGGATTTGCCGGTACATTTTCTCCACGTCGGCAACGAATGCAATCTGGTGGATGCGGAATCGGATGTGGATCGACAGTAGATCTTCTTGAACGACGGGTCCAACTAACTGTAAGTCGTTCACAGAGAATCCAGACGAGGTCTTGCAAGACGCGTTGTAGACGACTCGAATCTTCGTGGTAGTGCTGGACTCTTTGAACACCGGATGGTGAGGCAGGTAGCAGTGTGGCTGGGTTTCGTCTACTGGATCCACGAGTTTCACCATGTGGTTTAGGCGTTCGTATTCTTCCATGAAGCGACAGTAGGCCTCTTTGGTGGTTGGATCTCGCTTAAAACGTCTTTCGAGGTTTAACAAGCAACGTTCGGCAATGGTACGTGAATTACCGAGAGTGACGAGCGGATCGCGGGTGAGTGGCAAGGATACAACGTAACGACCCGACGAATCGCGAGTGGTGGTAGTGGCATACAGTTCTTCACAGAGATTTTCTTCGGTTGTGAACTTAGAACACGGTTCGACAGCTTCTAACTCCCAGAATTTCTGGAGAGCTTGTTCCAAGTTTCGGTCCACAGTGGTGAGGTGACATACTCGGGGGATTTCGGATGATTGGATTGATACCTTTCCTGTGACAGTCCATCCGAAAGCGGTCTCGACGAATACAGGTTGTCCTTCGCCGAACAATACCTTGTTGCCAGTGTGCAAGTCGTGGTAGATTTCCCCACCGACAATCATGTCAATGTCGGCTGGAATGTGGAAGTATGGATCGGCTAACGTAACTTCAGGAAACTTCCACGATGACACATCAATTGCTGTAGTTGGTAGGCAAACTGTAGGTTTTTTCAGGATTAGGAAATCGAGTGTGGTACTGTACGAAAGCAGCTTGGATTTGATAGTAGCTGTCAATTTGCGTTTGATCTGCTTCGACGTTTCTCCGATTCCTGACACGGCGATGTCTACTTTCGTACGACGGAGGTTGAGTGTATTGGCCAATTTCTTCGTAATGAAACTGCACATGGAGCCCGAATCTAAAAGGGCGCGAGCGGAATGCTCCCTTCCGTTCTGGTCCATAACTAGGAGGTTGACAGTTTCCAACAGGACAGTGGATTGACACGATTGTACCGACAAGCTTATTTGGGTGTTGGAATTCTCTGATCTGGGGGTCTTAGCGGCACTAGACGTGGATGGAATCGGTTGTTGGGTTGGATGACCAGAAACGACAACTGATGTGGATTGAACCTTCGGTTCTACAGTTTCGTGCAGTAAGGTATGATGTTTCTGGTGGCAATTACGGCAGTTATACTTGGATGTACAATTCCGACTTTGGTGTCCAGAGCGGAAACAGTTCCAGCATAGGCGCTTCTGGGATACCAGCTCTCGACGCTGGTGAACGGACATCTTGGAAAATGCTGGACATTGGAAAAGGAAATGGCTCTCCGGACACGCAATACAATTCGGAGTATAGGATTTGCTTTCAGCCGTGGCGGAATTGGATACCATCTTGAATGGTTTCTTCTGGGTTTGTGTGGGACCGGCCACCTTCACTTGGCCGGGTTGAGTAGAACGATGATTCAAATCAGTGACGACGGACTTCAACATTCGGACCCGTTGATACAGGAAGTCTACTAGCTGCTCGTACGTGACGTCGTCACTACTGCTAGTCTTTTCCTCCCAGGCTCGGAGGGTTGTAGGATCCAGCTTATAAATCAACAGATTGATCAACGGAGTGTCCCAATAGCCGACAGGTTCCTTAAGCTTCGCCAATGCCTTGACATGTCGCTGATAATCGTCTACTAAATCGTGTAACTCCTTTGGGGATTCTCTCTTCAGTGGTGGGATATCATAAAGGGCTCGGAATAATTGTCGCTTCAAATACCGTTTATTGTCGTAGCGCTTCAGTAAAGTATCCCAGGTGAGTGCATAGTTGTCCGCTTCTATATTGATTGACTCAAACGGCTTATGAGCTTCTCCTTCCAAGGATTGTAGAAGGTACTGTAGCTTTGCTACTGTCGGAATGTCCGCATTGGAATGGACCATGGAAGTGAACGTGTCACGGAAGGAAAGCCATCGAGAGAAATCACCGTCAAATCTTGGAAGATCAATTTTTGGCAACCGTAGATGGAAACTAGTCGATGCTGGTTGATTGTTGGCTGTTAGTGATGTATTCAACACTGTTGACTGGTTCGGATCTGTGGAACGCTTCATCAGTAGAAACCCCTTTGCGGAGCAAAATCTCGATTCGAAAACTGCTCGCTCTTCCATACGCTCCTCCAATTTTTCAGCGTCATCGTACTTCTCAATGTCCGCCTGCAGATCTTGGAATTCGGTATAAATTCTGTCTAACGCCTCAAGTCGAATCGGAATTTGGTACACGTCATTCTCGTTGTCATACTGCTTTATGAACTTCTCTACGGACTCTTGGATAACCAGCAACGCCTTTCGCTTTGTAAGGCAATCAGCCAACCTCTTCTCCGGTTTCGTAGACATCTTGGCTCACTACACTTCAACCACTTTTCACTACCACCACAAATCGGAAAATACGGAAAACGGTACGTAAATCGGATAACGGACTCCTTCCCGGCGCGTCGTACCGTCTTCTACACGACGCGGATAACGAAATTGACACAAATCGATCGTCAAAAATCCTTCCCGTCGCGGTGTGCCAATTTAACGCGAACGAAAACCCGAGAATGGTACGTAAATCGTACGTAAAGCTCCTTCCCGACGCGGCGTACCACTCACGCGAGTCAACTTACCACCCACCACCACCAAATATAATGAAATAAAACGCAAATCAATTTTCAGTAGCAGCTTTTCGATTTATTTTATTCGCCAAAATCTCTCTGGTCCAGCACACCGTTGCTGCATCAAAGCAACGTATCGAAAAGCTGCCTATTGTGGCCTTTATTCACTTTACGCGCAATCACAATGGCGTAAAATAGCTTGGCTTGGTCAGCACAAAGCTATTGCACGTGGCCGAACAACGAAATGGCGTACTCACCGTACCTGCTGTACGTTCCCTTCTGGTCGGGGCAACCTTcgatccggctcgaaggaccataTGTTGGGGGGCTTACCCGTTCCGTCCTCGAAGGATTTTCCACCGTCGCGAAATCGACGGCCCAGAAAGTCTGATCAGCACGATGAGTCCACCGGGGAATACGGAGCACAATGCCTCCGTCAATGGTTCTATTCACTGCCACTTGCACGGCTCTGTGCGGGTGTAAAATGCACTTTGCGGAGATTAATTTGCACTTAATGCACACGTATCGACCGTATTTCGCCACTAGGAATTAAGTAACTTAACTTAAGATCAGGATTAGCACACGATTAACCCCTTTTCCAGTCACGGTACTGGATTAATTTCAGATTCAATAAATTGGATAACACGGGATGCGATTACTATATGTACACGCTTGGATGGTATATTTCGTACTGACTATTATGTACAATTCTATCGACTATTATCTACAATCATCACTATCAGTGGATATCGAATTGGTTTGCGAGTGCGCTCTATCAAATCTCTCCTCTCTTCATTCTTATCACCTCGTTAGGGATGTTACAGTAACATATCAATTTTAATGTAGATAATTAATTTTGATAATCATTATAAATAGGTTTAAGTTTATCATTATTTAACTCAAATTTAGTATAATTATAGTTTAAGTAGAATTAAGATCAATTGTAGTTTAGTTAGATTTAAGATCAATTAGGATTATTTAGTGTAGGTAGACTTATGTACATTTTAGATTTAATAATTGATAATATTCATCAAGCcgattgcccgatcttattcGGTGCCTCCTTGTCTCACAGTCTATTGTACaactgttattgtaacgaaagttctcataatgcaaggaacatgtgtgccaagtttgatgaagaaccgtccaggtattTCTGAGTTAAGGTctccccctgttacgaaccccctccccttttgtcaaccactTCAGTTCTGGCTCCCTTTTCTGATTCCCCTTTTCTGAGTTTTGGCTTCCCCCCGGTTAGTATCACCTTCCCaccctttttgtcaaccccccagtgctgattacTTTTTATCACGGAACATATGtgcgatagcacaaggtttcgtagggaattatcaagcgggtttcatgagggctcgcgcaactacggaccaaatttttactatccgacagatcttgcagaaatgtcgggagtacaacgtgcccacgaatcacatctttattgatttcaaagcagcgtcgATCGACGAAacagtcgatcgaaacaagctatggcaggcaatgcacgaacacggttttccggacaaactgacgcaactgatcagagctacattggatcgagtgatgggtttcgtacgcatctctgggacactctcgagtcccttcgagacgcggcgagggttgatcaaggtgacggtttatcctgcatgctgtttaacatcgctcgtGAGGGGgttatccgacgagcgggcatcgaaaccagAGGCactatttttaccaagggtagccaacttctaggctttgcagatgacttcgatgtcATAGCCATGAACTTtgcgacgacggaggcaatctacgccagactgaaagctgagtctaggagaattgggttaaaaataaatgcgtcgaagaccaaatacatgaaatgaagaggctcaaaggaaacaaacacgcATCTCCCACGGACgctaaccgttgacggcgacgaactagaagtggtagaggagtatttgggatcgctggaaatcgggcctactttgcccacCGGCAGttatttatggacttgaagccgtgacgctgcttgccgtattcgagcggaaagtgctgcgaccggcatttggcggagtacaaactgaaagcggagagtggcggaggcgtatgaatcacgagctacaggcactgcttggggagactcccatcgtacatctggcgaaagttggcaggctacggtgggccggacacgtcgtaaggatgccggacgacagtgcgacgaaaatagtcctcttcaacaaccccaccggcaccaggaacacggggcccaacgtgcacgatggctcgaccaagtcgaaagcgatttgggacttctgagacgactaggaaattggcgacaagtggcccaagaccgagttgaatggagacgagtgcttgaaacagcacgagccctcccggctctatgctgaagaaggaGAAGATGTGTGCCgaatttggtggagaacggttaaGGCGTTCTGgaattatggtggaacatataaacaaacatattcacgctcacttttatttatatatagATTTGTGTTGTGAACACTTCAACACAGTTAAGTATTCTTGAAATAAGCTGGCTATTCTTATATTCCTGAATTATTTGTAGAAATTTGTTCATCGCTTACTCTCGCGTGGTCTATATCAGTGCGCTAACATGATTGcgttttacttaaaaaataactatttttcaaattattacaatcagtatttcttttaaaactttcatctGAAAGAATTGCAGCATcttcggttccggactatccggtacccggtttttaaGACATTTTTGGATTGCAGGGCAATTCATCAGCCGGAATTACGAaattttacggttcattataaataccgggtaccggcttatatgcgactgacgccacattgtacttccattatagttattttatcaacgcgatgtgatttgatttgccgcaagatgaattatttcaaaattcaaaaatgtccccTGGAATCAGATACCGGATGTTGCGGAACCGATGGCAAAGCggtcatttggcttctaaatgaccttattttacttcAATCCGCCTTATTGTATCAAGCcgatgcactatgggcaaaaacgaaccacaaaacggacgcaattaagatacgactTGTAGgttgataaaatataggtgatcttatgtaaaattttccggaggcCTTCGAATTCGTTTTCGTTCTCGGATAGTTCTTGTTGTCGATGCACTAAACTCAAGATAATAACACAGTTTCGCAGTTCATTAAACTCAAGATAATAACACAGTTTCGCGCGCGTTTAGTGATATTGTACTGTTCTTTACAGTGTAACTGATACCTTGGTGTGTCTCTACTGTCTGTACCGGTAAAGCTCAGTAGCAAGAGACCCTGTGACTATGGTCCCAGGATCGGCTTACTACTGGGTAATCAGAGGGGCTTCGCGAACAAACGTGCAGCCGACTTTCACCTTGCTTGGCTTGGGATATTGTGATAATTTGGTTTTTGGAGGTTGCAAAGATTGGAATTaggaaaaactattgattttattcttttctattgtgggtgtgtatgtgtgtgtgggtgtgggtgatgGGTGAAAACCGGTACGTACCGCTGTCGCTGCCGCTGCTGGTCGAGTTTTCCGCTGCTGACTTACTGTTCGGGTGAGGCTGGGGAAGGCTGGGGGACGCTCTGCGCGACTCGCTGCTGCCTTCGCAAATACTGCTGACGACGCCGCTTGGCTTAAGGCGACGCTGGCCGGTGCTAGTCCGTTCGTTCTGGTCTTCCCTCTTTGACGAAGATCGACAGGCCCAGGACGATACCGGAATGACCGTGCCGAGAGGGGAACGTCCTCCTTAATAATTATGGCCCAAGGCCAGAGGACTGCCGCTGGTCCTTTACGGGTTAGACGTAGCGAGCATCCAGGGCTCGCTAGGCCGATCGTGTGCTGACCTTTCCTCGAACCGTCTCAACGGTTGTATGAATAAAAACGTGGATTAAAAGGTCCTGAATAAACTTAATTCCACCACTCACTACTAGCACTTGTTCTTACTTAAAATGTAAGTCTTTTGCACACGACAACCAGATACTATCTGAAAAATGGTGGATATTTTTGACACGAAGAAGCTTTTTCGCGGTATTTTTCCGTGCATATGGCCGCATATTCGCGTAGTTTTATGTGTCATATCACGTATAACAGTTTTCCTCCCCCCGTCAGCTTTTCTGTTATACTAGTCTGGTGGTGACTGTCGTTGCACCACCCACTTGTACCCACTGTGTCACGTGTTTATTGTTTAGTGTGTTGacaatattttaattatttatttatttattaattttactaacctaact is part of the Sabethes cyaneus chromosome 2, idSabCyanKW18_F2, whole genome shotgun sequence genome and harbors:
- the LOC128738934 gene encoding uncharacterized protein LOC128738934: MSTKPEKRLADCLTKRKALLVIQESVEKFIKQYDNENDVYQIPIRLEALDRIYTEFQDLQADIEKYDDAEKLEERMEERAVFESRFCSAKGFLLMKRSTDPNQSTVLNTSLTANNQPASTSFHLRLPKIDLPRFDGDFSRWLSFRDTFTSMVHSNADIPTVAKLQYLLQSLEGEAHKPFESINIEADNYALTWDTLLKRYDNKRYLKRQLFRALYDIPPLKRESPKELHDLVDDYQRHVKALAKLKEPVGYWDTPLINLLIYKLDPTTLRAWEEKTSSSDDVTYEQLVDFLYQRVRMLKSVVTDLNHRSTQPGQVKVAGPTQTQKKPFKMVSNSATAESKSYTPNCIACPESHFLFQCPAFSKMSVHQRRELVSQKRLCWNCFRSGHQSRNCTSKYNCRNCHQKHHTLLHETVEPKVQSTSVVVSGHPTQQPIPSTSSAAKTPRSENSNTQISLSVQSCQSTVLLETVNLLVMDQNGREHSARALLDSGSMCSFITKKLANTLNLRRTKVDIAVSGIGETSKQIKRKLTATIKSKLLSYSTTLDFLILKKPTVCLPTTAIDVSSWKFPEVTLADPYFHIPADIDMIVGGEIYHDLHTGNKVLFGEGQPVFVETAFGWTVTGKVSIQSSEIPRVCHLTTVDRNLEQALQKFWELEAVEPCSKFTTEENLCEELYATTTTRDSSGRYVVSLPLTRDPLVTLGNSRTIAERCLLNLERRFKRDPTTKEAYCRFMEEYERLNHMVKLVDPVDETQPHCYLPHHPVFKESSTTTKIRVVYNASCKTSSGFSVNDLQLVGPVVQEDLLSIHIRFRIHQIAFVADVEKMYRQILLNPSCRRYQLILWRPNPDQPIATYELQTVTYGFASAPFLATRTLQQIALDAAVTYPAAAAAAQRDFYVDDFLSGADTVESAIRIRREMSAMLSAAGFPLKKWASNSPEVLADIPTEDRAFADYHDLQDDQSVSTLGLIWDPRSDVMSFKVQLPLPAPTLTKRKIMSYVAQIFDPLGLVGPVIVIAKLFMQRLWSLKTDEGDSYEWDRPLPPSLQTEWKEFHGTLDTIATLRIPRCVSLANATSFQLHFFSDASQRAYGVCCYVRSECAESVHVQLLTSKSKVAPLAKSQTIARLELCGAVLAANVYKKVIQALPRPAEVFCWTDSSTVLHWLDSPPSRWKPFVANRVAMIQETTESCHWNHVLGTSNPADPLSRGVNPVDIEQHSLWWNGPDWLSLPPSQWPVSELPSLDPCWMSEAKPKVAMIATVDSTFSDPLFSRFSSFNKLRRCIAYWMRYFRALKAASKKTTIVPFEYLTTADFREADIALCRLAQRESFPKEISNLLSGDRVATSSPLKWLKPKISVEGIIRVGGRLGNAAVSEDAKFPILLSSKHPLAILLVKYYHHTLLHAGPQLMLATIGQKFWIIGGRNLVRRIYHQCHTCFRSKPVLVQQSIADLPTSRVTPTRPFAVCGIDYCGPVYIKSPIRNRAPTKAYIAIFVCFAVRAVHIELVSDLSTAAFLAALRRFVARRGWMSEIHSDNGTAFKGAANELHRIYEMLKSNETDRKQILDWCAEHEIVWRFIPPRAPHFGGLWEAAVKSAKNHLLREIGTVNVTYEDMVTLLAQVEMCLNSRPLVPIPTDPSDLKVLTPGHFLIGTSFQAVPDINLSDIQDNRLTHFELTQKRFQRIWSRWAPEYLQQLQSRATKSSSPVTITPGAVVVIKDDNLPPIQWPLGRITKVHPGKDGVVRVVTLRTATTEAVVRPVAKIALLPMQEHLESVNDQVEHAKIARGLRGNQAGNCGSNTLQ